In the genome of Bacillota bacterium, the window CTCATCCCGCGACCTCTTGACGTCGGTATCCTCCATGCGCAGGACGAACTTTCCCCCGTAGTGCCGCGCGAAGAGCCAGTTGAAGAGGGCGGTACGCGCGCCCCCTATGTGCAGCTCTCCCGTGGGACTGGGAGCAAAACGCACCCTGACCAGTCCTGACACCCCCACTCACGACCTGCTCGGGCTTCGCGGCCGCACCAGGCCCCCCGGCGCCGCCGTGGACCGCGGCGTCGCGAGGCGGGCAGGCCCAGGGGGGCGGGGCTTGGACCCGGGGCCGTCGCCCCCCTCGGTTGGTCCCCGCCCGCTCAGATTTCGCCGCAGCGGCGGAGCAGTTCCTCCCATTTGCGGTCCACGTGGGCCTGGATCTCGTCGATGATGTGCCGGTTCTCCGGCCGGAAGAGGTGGCGGAAGCGCCCCTGCATCTTGAGCCACTCCTCCACCGGCTTCCTCTGGCGGGGCTTGTAGGTCAGGCGCCACCTGCCGTGATCCACCTCATACAGGGGCCAGTAGCAGGTCTCCACCGCCACCCGGGTCACCTCGATGGTGAGAGAACCGTCGTGGCGCCAGCCGCGCGGGCAGGGGGCGATGGCGTTGATGAAGGCGGGACCTTCGGCATCGAAGGCCTTCTTCATCTTGGTGACCAGGTCGTTCCAGTGACTGGGCGACACCTGGGCCACGTAAGAGATGTCGTGCGCTGACATGATGGCAGTGAGGTCCTTGCGGTGCCCGCGCTTGCCCGGGATCACCTCACCGGCGGGGGTGGTGGTGGTCTCCGCCCCCAGCGGGGTGGCACTGGAGCGCTGGATGCCAGTGTTCATGTACGCCTCGTTGTCGTAGCAGATGTACACGAACCGGTGGCCCCTCTCGGCGGCGCCGGACAGGGACTGGAGTCCGATGTCGAAGGTGCCACCGTCCCCACCGAAGGCCACGAAGCGGAACTCGCCCGGGATCTTCCCCTGCCGCTTGAGGGAGCGGTAGGCCGCTTCCACCCCCGAGATGGTGGCGGCAGCGTTCTCGAAGGCGCTGTGGATCCACGAACACCGCCAGGCCGTGTACGGGTAGAGGGCGGTGGCCACCTCCAGGCAACCGGTGGCGTTGGCGGCCACCAGGGAGACGTCCAGAGCCTTGAGGGCCTGGCGCACCACGACGGGCGCGCCGCACCCGGCGCACAGGCGGTGCCCTCCCGTGAGGAGTTCCGGTTGGCGCGACAGTTCTTTCAGGCTGGGCATGACGTCTTCACTCCCTCACGCCGAGGTACGTCACCGCTTGGGCGGCAGGGCCCTCGTCCTTGATGCGCAGGAGGTCGCGGAATACCCCTTCGATGTCCTCCAGAGATACGTCCCGGCCGCCCAGCCCGTAGATGTAGTCCACGGTCAGGGGCCGCCGCGCCCGATCGTACAGGGCGGAGCGCACTTCGCCGAAGAGCGGTCCTCCCAGGTTGGAAAGGCTGTCGGCGCGATCCATTACTCCTACCACCTGAGCCGACCCCAGGGCGTCACCGATCTCCTGCCAGGGCCAGGGACGGAACACCCGCACCTTCAGGACACCGGCCTTGATGCCGCCGGCGCGCAGGGAGTCGGCCACTGCCCTGGCGCTCCCCGCCGCCGATCCGATGGCCACCACGGCCACCTCGGCATCCTCCAGGCGGTGGGCCTCGAAGAACCCGTACTCACGCCCGCTCAGGCGGCCATACTCCTTCCCCACCTCGAGGATGACGGCGGGGGCATGACCCATGGCGTCGGCCAGCTGCCGCCGGGCCTCGAAGTAGGAATCCTGGAGGGCGAGGGCCCCGTAGGTGACGGGGTGCTCCGCATCGAGCAGCGGGTAGCGGGGACAGAACTCCCCCAGGAAGGCGGCCACGGCCTCATCGGGCAGGACCTCCAGGTTCATGAGGGAGTGGCTGATCACGAAGCCGTCCTGGCAGACCATTACGGGCAGGCGCACGCCGGGGTGCTCGGCGATACGCACGGCCTGGATTGTATTGTCATACGCCTCCTGGGCGTTTTCGCCGTACAGTTGGATCCACCCCGAGTCGCGGGCGCCCATGGAGTCGGAGTGATCGCAGTGGATGTTGATGGGAGCGGACAGGGCCCGGTTCACCACCGGCATGACGATGGGGAGCCGGAAGCCGGCGGCGATGTAAAGCACTTCCCACATCAGGGCCAGCCCCTGCGAGGAGGTGGCGGTCATGGTGCGGGCCCCCGCCGCGCAGGATCCCACGCAGGCGGACATGGCCGAGTGCTCGCTCTCCACGGTGACGAACTCCGTCTTCACTTTGCCATCGGCCACGAAGGTGGAAAAGTACTGCACGATATCGGTTTGCGGGGTGATGGGATAGGCGGCCACCACGTCGGGGTTGATCTGCTTCATGGCCATGGCTACCGCCTCGTTACCGGTCAGGGCTACCTTCTGCTGGGTCACTGTTTGCACGGCCATCTCACTTCACCTCGGTCATTTCCTCTTCGGGGACCATCTTGATGGCCTTCACCTTGGGCGGGCACTCCTGGGCGCAGATGCCGCACCCCTTGCAGTGCTCGAAGTCGAACTCGGCGATTCTGCCGTCCTTCACGATGATGGCCCCGTCCGGGCAGAACACCCAGCAGATCAGGCACTGGATGCACTTTTCCTGGGACCACTCCGGACGTACAGAACGCCAGTCCCCCGTCTGGTAGCGGGCGGCGTTGCCCGCCTCCGTGATCACCGCCCCCGCGGGCATGTCTCTCCACCCGGGGAGCCGGTCCGGCCCGGGCTGCCTGCTCATTCCCCCCTGACCTCCTCGTAGCCCCGACGGAGGGCTTTGACGTTGGCGTCCACCAGCTCCGGTCGGTTGCGGAATTTGTGGTGCAGCTGCTCTTCGGTGACCGTGAGGAACTGCTCATAAGCGATGAGTCCCGATGCACGCA includes:
- a CDS encoding thiamine pyrophosphate-dependent enzyme, which encodes MPSLKELSRQPELLTGGHRLCAGCGAPVVVRQALKALDVSLVAANATGCLEVATALYPYTAWRCSWIHSAFENAAATISGVEAAYRSLKRQGKIPGEFRFVAFGGDGGTFDIGLQSLSGAAERGHRFVYICYDNEAYMNTGIQRSSATPLGAETTTTPAGEVIPGKRGHRKDLTAIMSAHDISYVAQVSPSHWNDLVTKMKKAFDAEGPAFINAIAPCPRGWRHDGSLTIEVTRVAVETCYWPLYEVDHGRWRLTYKPRQRKPVEEWLKMQGRFRHLFRPENRHIIDEIQAHVDRKWEELLRRCGEI
- the porA gene encoding pyruvate ferredoxin oxidoreductase, with product MAVQTVTQQKVALTGNEAVAMAMKQINPDVVAAYPITPQTDIVQYFSTFVADGKVKTEFVTVESEHSAMSACVGSCAAGARTMTATSSQGLALMWEVLYIAAGFRLPIVMPVVNRALSAPINIHCDHSDSMGARDSGWIQLYGENAQEAYDNTIQAVRIAEHPGVRLPVMVCQDGFVISHSLMNLEVLPDEAVAAFLGEFCPRYPLLDAEHPVTYGALALQDSYFEARRQLADAMGHAPAVILEVGKEYGRLSGREYGFFEAHRLEDAEVAVVAIGSAAGSARAVADSLRAGGIKAGVLKVRVFRPWPWQEIGDALGSAQVVGVMDRADSLSNLGGPLFGEVRSALYDRARRPLTVDYIYGLGGRDVSLEDIEGVFRDLLRIKDEGPAAQAVTYLGVRE
- a CDS encoding 4Fe-4S binding protein; the encoded protein is MSRQPGPDRLPGWRDMPAGAVITEAGNAARYQTGDWRSVRPEWSQEKCIQCLICWVFCPDGAIIVKDGRIAEFDFEHCKGCGICAQECPPKVKAIKMVPEEEMTEVK